From Proteiniborus sp. MB09-C3, the proteins below share one genomic window:
- a CDS encoding alpha/beta hydrolase — MDKLKEKFRTSFFIVNKLYLVLIFIVLAVENLTLGFYYFLISIFIYTWKILNSRIPINVSKKLEPKTFIYKKTKNKDLKLDIWLPSKNKTTTPLVFFCHGGGWISGSRNQPNNVSWCKYLAAKGFAVASIDYRYGYRNTMDDILLDYRDALNYVIKNSKRLSVNKDNIVLMGLSAGGHLSLLYSTYHTYNKNKESMSGIKGVVAYYAPSDINDIFVSENKSIFARFATSQTLKGIAAPKEEIFNYYSPITWISENMIPCLIVHGKLDTTVPFKSSVKFVSKLKEYNIKHTFMVHKKGGHSFDTKLKDMTTVNILEKTARFIRKVM; from the coding sequence ATGGATAAATTAAAAGAAAAATTTAGAACTTCTTTTTTTATAGTAAATAAGCTATATTTAGTACTAATATTTATTGTTCTTGCCGTAGAAAATCTAACCTTAGGATTCTATTATTTCCTCATATCTATTTTTATTTATACCTGGAAAATATTAAATTCAAGGATTCCTATAAATGTAAGTAAGAAACTTGAACCCAAAACATTTATCTATAAAAAAACTAAAAATAAAGACCTTAAATTAGATATTTGGCTTCCATCAAAAAATAAAACAACCACTCCTTTAGTGTTTTTTTGCCATGGTGGAGGATGGATTTCTGGGTCTAGAAATCAGCCTAATAATGTTTCTTGGTGTAAATATCTTGCAGCAAAGGGCTTTGCTGTTGCTAGCATTGACTACAGGTATGGCTATAGAAATACTATGGATGATATCCTTTTAGATTATAGAGATGCATTAAATTATGTAATAAAAAACAGTAAAAGACTGTCTGTTAACAAGGATAATATAGTACTAATGGGATTATCTGCAGGCGGTCATCTTTCTTTATTGTATTCTACTTATCATACATATAATAAAAATAAAGAATCAATGTCTGGCATAAAAGGGGTAGTAGCTTACTATGCTCCTTCTGATATAAATGACATCTTTGTTTCTGAAAACAAGTCTATATTTGCAAGGTTTGCGACTAGTCAAACATTAAAGGGAATTGCAGCTCCAAAAGAAGAAATATTTAATTATTATTCTCCCATCACATGGATTAGTGAAAACATGATTCCCTGTTTAATAGTTCATGGAAAACTAGACACTACTGTGCCATTTAAATCTTCTGTAAAATTTGTTTCAAAATTAAAAGAATATAATATCAAGCATACTTTTATGGTTCATAAAAAAGGTGGACATTCCTTTGATACTAAGCTTAAGGACATGACCACCGTAAATATATTGGAGAAAACAGCTAGGTTTATTAGAAAGGTTATGTAA
- a CDS encoding nucleotidyltransferase domain-containing protein gives MRYGLKDSILESIISIFARYSKIEKVLLYGSRAKGNFKNGSDIDLTLVGNDIDIKDLNKIYLELDELYLPYSFDISIFDKIQNKDLINHINRVGIEIYERE, from the coding sequence ATAGTATCTTAGAGAGCATAATCAGCATTTTTGCTAGGTATTCTAAAATTGAAAAAGTATTACTTTATGGTTCAAGAGCAAAAGGTAATTTTAAAAATGGTTCTGACATAGATTTGACTTTAGTAGGCAACGATATAGATATAAAAGACTTAAATAAAATTTATTTAGAGTTAGATGAACTATATTTGCCATATAGTTTTGATATATCAATATTTGATAAGATACAGAATAAAGATTTAATTAATCATATTAACAGAGTTGGGATAGAAATATATGAAAGAGAGTAA
- a CDS encoding GAF domain-containing protein, with the protein MGLIRIQKTTQKVADAIAAVLDVDVSIVDEKLYRVAATGRNKNKIGERLPENCAFEMVEKNKEPMYIENPGSIKACSNCSVKGKCDVMSTIGYPIIDSDKLIGVIGIIAFDMRQKERIHKNYKSLLIFLGTLGSLISESLSNLKLTCCASKTY; encoded by the coding sequence ATGGGATTAATAAGAATACAAAAAACCACTCAAAAAGTGGCAGATGCAATTGCTGCAGTTTTAGATGTAGATGTTTCTATAGTAGATGAAAAGTTATACAGAGTGGCTGCAACAGGCAGGAATAAAAACAAAATAGGTGAAAGACTACCAGAAAATTGTGCCTTTGAAATGGTGGAGAAGAATAAAGAGCCAATGTATATAGAGAATCCAGGCTCTATTAAAGCTTGTTCGAATTGTAGTGTAAAAGGTAAATGTGATGTAATGTCTACAATCGGATATCCAATAATAGATTCTGACAAGCTCATAGGTGTCATAGGAATAATTGCTTTTGATATGAGGCAGAAGGAAAGAATACATAAAAATTACAAATCGCTACTGATATTTTTAGGGACGCTAGGTAGTCTCATATCAGAAAGCTTAAGTAATCTTAAATTAACCTGTTGTGCTAGTAAAACTTACTAA